In Syntrophales bacterium, the genomic stretch AAGAAGAGCGTGGCCCAGGCGGCGCTCGTTAATGGAGCGGCATCGCATGCCCTGGACTATGACGATAGCTTGCTATCCTTCCTCGGGCACCCTTCGGTTACCCTCTTTCCAGGGCTGCTTGCCCTCAGTGAATGGAAGGGGAAAAGTGGAGCCGATTTCCTTTCGGCCTACCTCATCGGCCTCAAGGTTGGGGTTACTGTTGCCTCCTGTGCCGGGCCCGAGCATTATGCGACAGGATGGCATGCCACCTCCACCATAGGGCACCTGGCCGCCGCCGCGGCATGCTCCCGCATCTTAGGGCTTGACGAACAACAAACAGTTTATGCCCTGGGGATCGCGGGAACGCAGGCTTCGGGCTTAAAGAGGGTATTCGGCACCATGTGCAAACCCTTCCATGCCGGCAGGGCGTCGGAGGTCGGGGTGATGGCTTCCCTGTTAGCCGGTGATGGTTTTACCTCTGCCGAAGATATCCTTGAGGGACCCGGTGGATTTTTTGCGGCCATGAAGGGAGCGGTAAATGAGAACGTACTTTCGACACTCGGAAAGACATGGGAAGTGGAGAATCTGGCTCAGAAGTACCATGCCTCCTGTCATGGCACACACTCACCGATCGAAGCCGCATTGTCAATTTTTAAGAAAGAGGGTTTATCTATCCCGGATATTAAATCAATAACAGTTCATGTGAACCAACTGATGCTCAGTGCGGCCCATATGACAGATGCGAATACGGGTCTTGAAGGCAAGTTTTGCATTCCTTACTGTGTGGCCAATGCCCTCCTGCGGGGAAACACAGGGATGCAGGCCTTTACAGATGATAAGGTGGCCGATCCGGAAGTGAAGGCGCTGATGAAGAAGATATCCTTACAGTGCGATTCACAAATCCCGGCGGTATCGGCCGAGGCCAGGGTGGAAATAGAGACAACGGCGGGCAGGAAATATTCCGCCCTTTCCGATGTCATGAAAGATGTCCCGGAGCTTGAGGTAAAAAGGGTCAAGATAAAAAGCAAATGTGCCGACCTCTGTGTTCCCGTTCTTGGTGACCAGAAAACGAAAAGGCTGGAGGAGACTATTCTCTCGCTGGAAAAGAT encodes the following:
- a CDS encoding MmgE/PrpD family protein, which gives rise to MEDKSIGMTRRLAKFIVDTNAPEIPALAYEHSKIALMDWFGVTMAGKEEPLVTKLLKYADLMGGKEQATILGYGIKKSVAQAALVNGAASHALDYDDSLLSFLGHPSVTLFPGLLALSEWKGKSGADFLSAYLIGLKVGVTVASCAGPEHYATGWHATSTIGHLAAAAACSRILGLDEQQTVYALGIAGTQASGLKRVFGTMCKPFHAGRASEVGVMASLLAGDGFTSAEDILEGPGGFFAAMKGAVNENVLSTLGKTWEVENLAQKYHASCHGTHSPIEAALSIFKKEGLSIPDIKSITVHVNQLMLSAAHMTDANTGLEGKFCIPYCVANALLRGNTGMQAFTDDKVADPEVKALMKKISLQCDSQIPAVSAEARVEIETTAGRKYSALSDVMKDVPELEVKRVKIKSKCADLCVPVLGDQKTKRLEETILSLEKMENMTAFIALL